CGGAGTGGCCGTACGAGTTCAGCCGCGAGCAGGCCGCCTACCCGGTCGAGGGGCTGATCCACCGCAAGTACTTCCCGCCGGTGCGCCGCATCGACGAGGCTTACGGCGACCGCAACCTGGTCTGCTCCTGCCCTCCGCCGGAGGCCTTCGACATCGAGCCGGAGCCCGTCGAGGAAGTCGACGTCACCGTCAGCGAAGAAAACAAGAAGTAAAGGAACCCACATGCCAGAAACACCCCTGCACGCAGCACACGAGAAGCTCGGCGCCTCCTTCACCGATTTCGGTGGCTGGACCATGCCTCTGAAGTACGGCTCCGAGCTCGAGGAGCACCGCGCGGTGCGCAACGACGTCGGCATCTTCGATCTGTCCCACATGGGCGAGATCGAGGTCACCGGCCCGGACGCCGGCGCGTTCCTCGACTACACGCTGATCTCCTCGATCTCGAAGCTGAAGGTCGGCAAGGCGAAGTACTCCATGATCGTCAACGAGGAAGGCGGCATCCTCGACGACCTGATCTCCTACCGCCTGGAGGACAACCGCTTCCTGGTCGTCCCCAATGCCGCCAACACCGAAACCGTGTGGCTCGCCTTCCAGGCGCGCGCGGAGAACTTCGATGTCGAGCTGCGCAACCGCAGCGTCGAGATCGGCATGGTCGCAGTCCAGGGCCCGCGGGCACTCGAGGTCATCGAGCCGCTTCTCGACGCCTCCCCCGCCGACCTGTCCTACTACTCGGCGGCTGAGATGAAGCTCAACGGCGTCGACGTCATCGTCGCCCGCACCGGCTACACCGGTGAGGACGGCTTCGAGCTCTACGCCAGCTTCGCCGACACCCCGACGGTGTGGGACGCCGTCGTGGGCGCCGGCACGCCCTGTGGTCTCGCCTCCCGCGACTCTCTACGCCTCGAGGCAGCCATGCCGCTCTACGGCCAGGAGCTGACCACCGACATCACGCCGGTGGAGGCTGGGATGGGGCGCGCCTTCGCCAAGAAGGAGGCCGACTTCGTGGGCAAGGACGCCCTCACCGGGCGCGAGGCCTCCGTGGTCATCGCTGGCCTGACCTCCTCCGAGCGCCGCGCTGCGCGCGAGGGCGCCGAGGTCTACCTCGGCGAGGAGAAGATCGGCGTGGTCACCTCCGGCCAGCCTTCGCCCACCCTCGGATACCCCATCGCACTGGCCCACCTGGCGCCGGATCGCGCCGAGGTGGGAACTGACGTCGAAATTGACATCCGCGGACGCCGCTATCCGTTTACTATCAGTGAGACCCCCTTCTACACACGAAAGGATGCCTAAGCCATGGCACTGAACGAGGACTTCTCCTACACCGAGGACCACGAGTGGATCAACTCCACCGCCGACGCCGCAGTGGGCTCGACCGTCCGCATCGGCATCACCGACGTCGCCGCCGAGCGCCTCGGTGAGGTCGTCTTCGCCGACCTGCCGCAGGTCGGCGACGAGATCACCGTGGGCGAGACCTGCGGTGAGATCGAGTCCACCAAGTCGGTCTCCGACCTCTACGCGCCGGTATCCGGCACCGTGACCGCCGTCAACGAAGCGATCGACGGCAACTTCGAGGTCATCAACAACGATCCCTACGGCGAAGGCTGGCTCTTCGAGGTCGAGGTCAGCGAGGTTGGCCCGCTGCTGACCGCGGCCGAGTACGCCGAGCAGAACGGCCTCTAAGAACGGACTAAAGTGTGGGGTATGACTGCCCCACGCGATCCGTTCTTCCCCGCCGACCTTTCCATCCGAGCCTCACAAGCGCCGCTCGACGTGCGCGATGTGGGGCTCGTGGACTATGAAGAGGCGTGGCAGGTGCAGGCCGACCTGGCTGCCAAACGCGGCCGCGACGAGATCGGTGACACCGTCCTTGTCCTCGAGCACCCCTACACCTACACCGCCGGCAAGCGTACCCAGCCCTCGGACATGCCTGACGACGGCTCCCCCGTGGTCCAGGTCGACCGCGGCGGGCGGATCACGTGGCACGGCGAGGGGCAGCTCGTGGTCTACCCCATCATCAGGCTCGCCGAGCCGGTGGACGTGGTCGACTACGTCCGCCGCCTCGAGGAGGCCATCATCGCCACCGTGCGCGGGGCGGGAGTGACCGCCGCGGGGCGTATCGACGGCCGCTCGGGCGTGTGGGTCCCCTCCACTGCCCCGGCTAGCGACCCGGCCGCCCCGTCGCGCGACCGCAAGATTGCTGCACTGGGCATCCGCATCACCCGTGGAGTCACCATGCACGGGCTGGCCCTGAACTGCAACAACACCTTGGAGGCCTACGGCCACATCATCGCCTGCGGGATCGACGACGCGGACGTGACCACGATGAGCCTGGAGCTCGGCCGCGACGTGCCCACCTCCGAGCTCAAGAAGCCGCTTATCGAACACCTCGACAGCGCCCTCGCCGGCGAGCTGGCCGTTGCCGACCACACCTTTGCGTCTGCGCCCGATCCTTCCAAGGGCCTGCGGCGCAGTGATGTCTAGAGGATGAGGGGATGTCGGGGGATTTCCCGGCGTGCTCGACTCTGCTTGACACGCCAGCTACGGTGGAAGTGTGACTGTTGCACCAGAAGGCCGCAAGCTCCTCCGAGTGGAGATGCGTAACGCCCAGACCCCCATCGAGCAGAAGCCGCGCTGGATCCGCAACGCGGTAAAAACCGGTCCCGAGTTCGAGGACATGAAGAAGCGTGTGAAGGGAGCCTCCCTTCACACCGTGTGCCAAGAGGCGGGGTGCCCCAATATCCACGAGTGTTGGGAATCCCGCGAGGCAACCTTCCTCATCGGTGGCGCGAACTGCTCTCGGCGCTGCGATTTCTGCCAGATCAACTCCGCCAAGCCGGAGCCGCTCGACCGCGGCGAGCCGCAGCGCGTGGCCGAGTCCGTGCGCGAGATGAACCTCAATTACTCCACCATCACGGGCGTCACCCGCGACGACCTGGAGGACGAGGGCGCCTGGCTCTACGCCGAGGTCGTGCGCAAGATCCACGAGCTGAACCCGCACACGGGGGTAGAGAACCTCACCCCGGACTTCTCGGGTAAGCCGGACCTGCTCCAGGAGGTCTTCGAGGCCCGCCCGGAGGTTTTTGCCCACAACGTCGAGACGGTGCCGCGTATTTTCCGCCGTATCCGGCCCGCGTTCCGCTACGACCGCTCGCTGGACGTCATCCGCCAGGCGCGGGACTTCGGGCTGATCACCAAGTCGAACCTCATCCTCGGTATGGGTGAGACCCGCGAGGAGGTCCTCGAGGCGCTCCAGGACCTCGTCGACGCCGGCACCGACATCATCACCATCACCCAGTACCTGCGCCCCGGCCCGCAGTTCCACCCGATCGAGCGCTGGGTGAAGCCGGAGGAGTTCATCGAGTACCGCGACGCGGCCTACGAGATGGGCTTCGGCGCGGTCATGTCGGGCCCGCTCGTGCGCTCTTCCTACCGCGCGGGCAAGCTCTACGTGGAGGCGATGAGGCACCGCGGCCTCGAGCTGCCGGAGAACCTGCTGCACCTGGCGGAGACCTCTCAGGGCGATACCGCCCAGGAGGCCTCGACCCTGCTGAACAAGTATGGTCCCTCCCAGGACACCCCCGTGGTGACGCGCTAGTTTTCTCCCCCACCGCTTAACGAAGCGCCCCGCTGCCGGTTACCGGCGGCGGGGCGCTTCTGTGTGTGCTGGGCGGCTAGCTCAGGTCGGTGCCGCCATTGACCATCATCGGCCGGTCGAGGACGACCTCCGGGATCTTGAAGGCGTCAACGAGCACCTCGGACCAGGGCCCGAGCGAATCCACCAGGTCGTTGATCGCGGCCTTCGCCGCCTTGAGGCGGCCGGACGGCAGAACGTTGTGCTCCTGGTACCAGTCGGCGTAGGTGGTAATGGTGTCCAGCACGAACAGGTGGCGGACCTGCTCGAAAACGGCGCGTGCCGGGGAGCCTTCGGGCAGCTCCTGCTCCGTCTCGATCATGGCCTGCACCATCATGCGGTCACCGTAGGCCACCGCGGCCGCCAGCAGGTGGTCCTGGGCGCGGTCGATGACCTTCGCGGCCTCGGCACGCTCCATCTTGCGGGCCACCTGGACGCGGCGGACCAGGGAGTTGAGCACCTGCTCCTCGCGCGTTTGGACCACTCGCAGCTGGGTTTCGGCGTCGAAAAGCGAATCCGTGCCGGTCACTCGGTCCTGGAGGGACTGGACGCTGGCGGCGATGCCGGAACGGCGGGTGAGGATGTCGCCGACGTTCGCGGCCACGAAGCGGGCCATGCCGAAGGGGGACATCTCGGAGACTTCC
This is a stretch of genomic DNA from Corynebacterium auris. It encodes these proteins:
- the gcvT gene encoding glycine cleavage system aminomethyltransferase GcvT; the encoded protein is MPETPLHAAHEKLGASFTDFGGWTMPLKYGSELEEHRAVRNDVGIFDLSHMGEIEVTGPDAGAFLDYTLISSISKLKVGKAKYSMIVNEEGGILDDLISYRLEDNRFLVVPNAANTETVWLAFQARAENFDVELRNRSVEIGMVAVQGPRALEVIEPLLDASPADLSYYSAAEMKLNGVDVIVARTGYTGEDGFELYASFADTPTVWDAVVGAGTPCGLASRDSLRLEAAMPLYGQELTTDITPVEAGMGRAFAKKEADFVGKDALTGREASVVIAGLTSSERRAAREGAEVYLGEEKIGVVTSGQPSPTLGYPIALAHLAPDRAEVGTDVEIDIRGRRYPFTISETPFYTRKDA
- the gcvH gene encoding glycine cleavage system protein GcvH, which produces MALNEDFSYTEDHEWINSTADAAVGSTVRIGITDVAAERLGEVVFADLPQVGDEITVGETCGEIESTKSVSDLYAPVSGTVTAVNEAIDGNFEVINNDPYGEGWLFEVEVSEVGPLLTAAEYAEQNGL
- the lipB gene encoding lipoyl(octanoyl) transferase LipB, with product MTAPRDPFFPADLSIRASQAPLDVRDVGLVDYEEAWQVQADLAAKRGRDEIGDTVLVLEHPYTYTAGKRTQPSDMPDDGSPVVQVDRGGRITWHGEGQLVVYPIIRLAEPVDVVDYVRRLEEAIIATVRGAGVTAAGRIDGRSGVWVPSTAPASDPAAPSRDRKIAALGIRITRGVTMHGLALNCNNTLEAYGHIIACGIDDADVTTMSLELGRDVPTSELKKPLIEHLDSALAGELAVADHTFASAPDPSKGLRRSDV
- the lipA gene encoding lipoyl synthase; the protein is MTVAPEGRKLLRVEMRNAQTPIEQKPRWIRNAVKTGPEFEDMKKRVKGASLHTVCQEAGCPNIHECWESREATFLIGGANCSRRCDFCQINSAKPEPLDRGEPQRVAESVREMNLNYSTITGVTRDDLEDEGAWLYAEVVRKIHELNPHTGVENLTPDFSGKPDLLQEVFEARPEVFAHNVETVPRIFRRIRPAFRYDRSLDVIRQARDFGLITKSNLILGMGETREEVLEALQDLVDAGTDIITITQYLRPGPQFHPIERWVKPEEFIEYRDAAYEMGFGAVMSGPLVRSSYRAGKLYVEAMRHRGLELPENLLHLAETSQGDTAQEASTLLNKYGPSQDTPVVTR